Genomic window (Streptomyces liliiviolaceus):
GCAGTGACAGCAGATCCGCGACCGACAGACCGGCGTCGGCCGGGTGGCGCAGGATCGTCCCCGGCTCGATGCGGTATTCGTTGCTGCGCCCCTGCCGGGTGTGGGTGAGATAGCCACCCTGCTCCAGATCGGAAATGATCTTCTGTACGGCACGCTCGGTCAGCCGGCAGCGTGCGGCGATGTCCCGGATGCGGGTGTTCTGGTTCTCGGAGATCGCGGCCAGCACGCGGGCGTGATTGGTGAGGAACGTCCAGCCGGTGTGTGTCTCAGGTACTTCACCCATGACCCCCAGCATACGACCTGCCATTCACGCAAACCAAAGGGTGAAAGATTTTTCATGTATCTCTTGACGTGTGAAGATTTGGGGCGGAATCTGGAGGAGACAGTGACGGTGGATGCCCCGGGAGCGGCTGCCATGTCGGAACCAAGTCGGAGCGCTCGGACACTTCGTGTGCAGGTCGGCGGTTCACGCACAGCCTCCCGCTCCCGCGAAGGGCCGCCCGGCCCCGCGTGCGAGCACACCCCCGCAGCCCTGAAGACCGAACGCTCCGGCCTCGGCGTCATGCCGCTCGTCCGCCGACGCACCCCGACGCCCGCGCCACGGCACGGAGCACAGCACCCTGGAGGAGAGATCGTTGTCCGGTGACGCCACGGAGACCGTCGACATCGTCGATGCCGCCGACGCCGAACAGAGTCTGCGCGTCGAAGTCCTCCAGTTGAAACGCGCCATGGAGACGCGGCCGGTCATCGACCTGGCCCGCGGGGTCCTGATGGCGTCCTTCGGGCTGAATCCCGAGGAGGCGTGGAGCGTACTCGTCACGGTCTCCCAGAAGGCCAACATCAAGCTGTTCCACCTCGCCGAGGGCACGGTGGCCGCCGTCACGGGCGAGCCCCTGCCCGAGCCCCTGCGACAGCACCTGTCCGCGGCGGTCGCCGATCTCGCCGCACTCCGCTCGGCGACCCGGGAATCGGAGCCGTGAACCCGGAGGACCTTCCGCCCGACGGGGACCTTCCGGCCGACGCCGAGGCCGGCTCCTCGGCGGACACCCCGTCGCCTCACAGCGCCGCCAGCACCTCCGCCCGGTAGTCGGTGTAGACGGCGCGCAGGGCGGGAGCCGGCCAGTGCGCCGGGAGGAGTTCACCGGGCAGCACCGGGTCGGTGACCAGATGCCGTACAACGGCGGCGAACGCGGCGAAGCGGTCGGCGGGCCGTGCCGTGCGGGCCACGTGCGCCAGCAGGGAGTCGGCGGTGTCGGCCCAGCCGTCCAGCGGCCAGAGACTCTCCGCCAGCGAGAGCGAAGGCTGCTCCGGCCGGGCGGTGAACCGCTCGGTGAGATGTGTCAGACCTGCGGGCCACGGGCGCCGCAGGTTGGCCGGCCGCAGCCACACCCCCTCCCGCAGTTCCGCCAGGCGCAGGCCGGACAACTCGGCGCGCAGTTCGGCCCGTTCGGCCGGACCACGGCCGGTGGCGGTGACGACGACCGTCTCCCACGTGCCGTCCCAGTCCCGGGTCCTCGGACGCACGGCCTCGTCCTGGCGGCGCTGCCGTTCCAGCAGCCGTTCGCTGAGCCGGTAGACGCCGTCGGCCCGCCGCAGGTCGCCCGCCGTCACCATCCGGCTGAGGACGGCCCGCAGCGTGGAGCCCGCGATACCGAACGGCTCCACGCTACGGATCAGGTCCCGCACCGGAAGCCCGGGAGGGTGAACGCCCAGGAGGAGGCTCAGGACGACCGATCGTGCGGACAGCGGGCGCAGTCCGGGGTCGGCCGGTGACCGGGGCTCGTTCATCCGCATGGACGGCATTGTGCCCGGTCGGGCGAACCGGCTCGCAACGGCGGCCGGGAAGCGAGGTTGTTACACCATTGCTGCGACCGTAGAAATAGTGCAACACTGCGGACATGGTCCCGATACTCGCGCCGGAACGGTCCGCCACGCACGACGTCACCAACCAGGCCCCCGCCCTGGCTCCGTACGACGCGGCCGATGACGCGGCGCTGTTGGAAGGGCTCCGCCGCGAGGGCGCGGGGTGGGCCGAGGAGGACATCCGCAGGCTGGGCCGCGTGGCGGGCGGCGAGGAGGCCCAGGAGTGGGGCGAGCAGGCCGACCGTCATGAGCCGGAGCTGCGTACGCACGACCGTTTCGGCAACCGAATCGACGAGGTCGAGTTCCACCCCGCCTGGCACCGGCTGCTGGGCACCGCGGTGGCCGAGGGGCTGGCCGCCGCGCCCTGGGCCGACGACCGGCCCGGCGCCCACGTGGTCCGCACGGCCGGCGGACTGGCGTGGGGGCACACCGACGCCGGGCACGGCTGCCCCACCTCGATGACCTACGCGGCCGTACCCGCCCTGCGCAAGCAGCCCGAACTGGCCGCGGTGTACGAGCCCCTGCTGGTGAGCCGCGTCTACGAGCCGGGGCTGCGCGTCCCGAGCGGGAAGCGCGGACTGCTGGCGGGCATGGGCATGACCGAGAAGCAGGGCGGCTCGGACGTCCGCACCAACACGACGGCCGCCGCGCCGACCGCGGAGCCGGGCGTGTACACCCTGCGCGGCCACAAGTGGTTCACGTCCGCCCCGATGTGCGACGTGTTCCTGGTCCTCGCCCAGGCACCGGGCGGACTGTCCTGCTTCCTCGTGCCGCGGATCCTGCCCGACGGCAGCCGCAACACCTTCCGTATCCAGCGGCTCAAGGACAAGCTGGGCAACCGCTCGAACGCGTCCTCGGAACCGGAGTTCGACAACACCGTCGCCTGGCTCGTCGGCCCCGAGGGACAGGGCGTCAAGACGATCATCGAGATGGTCAACTGCACCCGGCTCGACTGCGTGATGATGAGCGCGACGCTGATGCGCAAGACCCTCGTGGAGGCGGGCCACCACACGAAGCACCGGGGCGCCTTCGGTGCGCTGCTGATCGACCAGCCGCTCATGCGCAACGTACTGGCCGACCTCGCGCTGGAGTCGGAGGCCGCCACGACGCTCACACTGCGGCTCGCCGGCGCCGCCGACCGCGCCCTGCGCGGTGACGCGCAGGAGGCGGCCTTCCGCCGGATCGCCACCGCCGTCGGCAAGTACTGGGTGACCAAGCGCGGTCCGGCGTTCACGGCCGAGGCGCTGGAGTGCCTGGGCGGCAACGGCTATGTGGAGGAGTCGGGCATGCCCCGCCACTACCGCGAGGCCCCTCTTCTCTCCATCTGGGAGGGGTCGGGGAACGTCAACGCCCTCGACGTGCTGCGGGCTCTTGGCCGGGCGCCCGAGACCGGCGAGGCACTGTTCGCGGAGCTGGCCCTGGCAGACGGCGCCGACGCCCGGCTGGACGCGGCCGTCGGCAGGCTCAAGGACCAACTGCGCGACCTGCGCGACGCCGAGACGGGCGCCCGTCGGCTGGTGGAGCTGATGGCGCTGACACTGCAGGGCTCACTCCTGGTCCGGCACGCACCGGCGGCGGTCGCCGACGCCTTCTGCGCGACCCGGCTCGGCGGCGACTGGGGCCACTCCTTCGGCACCCTTCCCGCCGCCGCGGACCTGACCGCGATCCTGGACCGCGCCCTGCCCGACACGGCCGCACGGGGTTAGGCGCGCGCCCTCGCCGGGCGGGGATCATGCTGAACGCCCCTGTCGGCGGGCGCGTATGACTTCCCGGAACCGCTCCCACAGCAGGGGCGGCAGGTGCGTGCACACCGGGATGAGACGAGGGATCGATGACCGAACAGCGTTACCACGTCATGGGGATGACCTGCGGCCGCTGCGCCGACAAGCTCGGGTCCGAGGTGGGCGGGGTCCTCGGTGTGAACGGCGTGCACGTCGACCTCGACACCGGGTCGGTGACCGTGACGGGTGAGGCGTTCGACGGCGCGAAGGTCTGCGCGGCCATCGCGGGAGCCGGCTTCGAGGTCGCCGCCGTGCTCTGACCCCCGTCTGCCGCACGCACGGGGCGCCCTGTCCAGCAGAAAAGATGCCTTTCATCCTAACGAAGGGCACATCCGGGCGGACCACACGAGCCGGACTCCGCGTCCACTAGCTTCCCTTCCCTGCGCATGAGCCCGCACATCGAGGCACATCAGGGCGCATCAGGGACAGAGGAGCGACGTGGCCGGAGTGAGCCTCCCGGAACATCCGTACGACCGCACGGAGGCGACCCGGCTGCTGTGCGCCGGCACGTATCAGGACGCCGCCTTCCGGCGGCGGGTCATCGACGAACTGGTGGTCCACCAGGAGCGTCCCGTGGCCCCGCCGCTGGGGGTCGACGTGCTTCCCGTGCTGGCGCACGCCGTGCGGATCACGCGGCAGGAGTCCCGTACCGCGGGGCTGATGCTGATCGCCTGGCTGGGGTTCCTGCTGTCCGACGTGGTGATGTTCTGGGACAGCCTCGCCGACCGCGGGGGCATGGGGGCCGAGGTCGACCTCGGTGACGTGTTCACCGCGTTCTACCTGGGCGACGACAGGCTGACCGCCGGAATGCCCATGCCGTGGTCGCAGTTCTACGCGTTCGTCGCCCTCGGCCTCTGGTTCGCCCACACCATGCGCGCGCAGGACACCGACGGCGGTCAGGCGGGCCTGTCCGCCCCCGTGGCGAAGGCCGCCGCCGGTCTCGGCCTCGTGGTGACCGTGTGCGCCACGCTGTTCGCCGTCTTCTACTGGTGCTGGTTCCTGGCCGGGGTCCTGGACGGTGACGTACAGACGCCCTACCCGCTGCTCTTTCCGCTGCTCATCGCCCTGATCGCCTGGTGGCACGAGACCAATCGGCGCAGGGCCCTGTGCCGCTGGCTGTCCCGCTGGACGTTCCGGACGACGCCTCAACCGGAGCTGCCCGCGGGCCCGTTGTACGAGGACCTGGTCGCGAGCATCAGCCGCGAGCAGACGGCCGCACTGACCCTGTACGAGCCGGACAGTCCCTTCGTCGGGATGGGCTCGCCCCGCCGGGCATGGTCCTTCGCGATGGAACTGCGCAAGCGCTCCGCCCCGCCGAACGGGTCCGACGCCCCGGACACCGGCTCCCTCTCCCCCTCCCCCGACGGGTCGCTGATTCCGCACCAGAACCACGGCCCGCTCACCGCCGAGGGCGCGCTCGCCATGATCGAGCCGCAGCTGGTGCGGCTGCGCGAGTCCGCCGCGCTCACCGGGAAGGACCGGCTGCGCGAGCTGGAGGTCGACCGTTTCGTCTATCTGCCGGGCGGTGTCGGCCGCGACGAGCTGCTGCGCCTCGGCGGCAGCGCCGACGCGCACGCCGTACCGGCGGACGGACAGCACGACGGTGACGGCCGGACCGTCTACGACCCCGCCCAGGTCGCCGCCCATCTGACGGAGGCCGTCGACGAGGGCGGCGAGGGGCGGCGCGTCTTCCTCCGTGTCCGCATCGGCGCCTGGCACGAGCAGGTCGTGGTGACCGTCCTGGTCCGCGTGCACACCCAGGGCGGCATGCTCGTGATGGAGGTCGTCCCCTACGTACTCGGCCCGGTCCGCAAGGACTTCAGGAGTGTGGACGCCCTCGTGGAGCGGCTGCCCGAGAACTGGGCGCGCGGTGCCGTACGCGCCCTGGGACACGGCCCCGCGACCGGGGTGAGCACCGCTCTCGGCGCGCTGGGGACGCTCATCAGGGAGATCGGCACCGGGTGGTCCGACCGGGAGGCGGACCCCGACGTGCCCCGTGTCTCGCTGCGCCAACTGGCCTGCACGACGGATCTTTCGCCGTATCAGGAGATGGACGTCACCAGGTACATCAAGACGGTCCAGGAGCGCATCGTGAACGGCATGCGCGAGGCGCTGCAGTCCCACGGCTACCGGACCGACCAGTTCGAACAGCACGTCTACCAGCTCAGTGGCGGAAGCGTCTTCGTCCAGGACATGTCCGGCGGCGCCGTCGCCACGGGCAGCCACGGCAGCGCGACCGCGCACGGCAACGCCCCCGCGTCGGCGAACGGCACGCCGCCGCGCACCGGCGCGTAGAAGCGCACAGAAACCGAAAACCGCACCCGAGCCCGAACCTGAACCCGAATCCGAGCCCGAATCCGAACCCCGGCCCCGAGGAACCAGCACATGAACGAGACAGGACAGCCCACCGGCGGCCGGCCCGCGCAGGACGGCGGATCCGGCAGTGTGAACATCGGCTCCATGAGCGGCGGTTCGATCGCCACCGGCAGCCACGGGCACGCGACGTCCGTCAACCGGACCGCGGCGGAGGCCGCCCTGCCGCACGAGGAGCTGCTGCGGGCCGTCCGCGCCCTCCGCGAGGCCCTGCCCGTCGGGGAGCGCAGCGCCGAGGACATGTTCCTCGACGGCGAACTGGCGGACGCGGAGAGCGAGATCGTCCGCACCGGGGTGGCTCCCCCGGAGCGTCTCACCCGGCTGCTGACGGGCGTCCGGGGCTGGCTCGGATCGCAGGCCGCGGCCGCGGGGGCGGTCGCCTCGGCCACCGCCGTGGTCCAGGGCATCGCCCAGCTCCTCGGATGACGGGCCCGACGGTGACAGGCAGGACCCGCGGCATGCGGGTGTTCGACACCGAGCGGCAGGAGTGGGCCGGGTCCCGGCGCGAGCGCCTCTTCCACCCCGACCAGTACCTCGACGTACGGCGGCAGAAGGTCGTCCGGCAGAAGACGGCGATCGTCCTCGCGGTGGCCGGTCTCGCCTTCGGCGTCTGGGCGCTGGCCTGGAAGGACGAGCCGGAGCCCTACCAGAACTTCACGGCCGCCCGGTCGGACACCAAGAAGGACTCCTCGGACGGGTCCGGGGGCGGGAGCGAGTCCGGGGGCGGGGGTGGCACGCCGTCGGCAGAGCCCTCCTCCTCCCTCCCCGCGGGCTATGAGCCCTGGCAGGACGACGAGGGGTTCCGGGTGGCGCTTC
Coding sequences:
- a CDS encoding helix-turn-helix transcriptional regulator, translated to MGEVPETHTGWTFLTNHARVLAAISENQNTRIRDIAARCRLTERAVQKIISDLEQGGYLTHTRQGRSNEYRIEPGTILRHPADAGLSVADLLSLLDQHDAERDTRPPSPRSAPAHEQDTRTDR
- a CDS encoding ANTAR domain-containing protein, producing the protein MSGDATETVDIVDAADAEQSLRVEVLQLKRAMETRPVIDLARGVLMASFGLNPEEAWSVLVTVSQKANIKLFHLAEGTVAAVTGEPLPEPLRQHLSAAVADLAALRSATRESEP
- a CDS encoding PaaX family transcriptional regulator C-terminal domain-containing protein, which translates into the protein MRMNEPRSPADPGLRPLSARSVVLSLLLGVHPPGLPVRDLIRSVEPFGIAGSTLRAVLSRMVTAGDLRRADGVYRLSERLLERQRRQDEAVRPRTRDWDGTWETVVVTATGRGPAERAELRAELSGLRLAELREGVWLRPANLRRPWPAGLTHLTERFTARPEQPSLSLAESLWPLDGWADTADSLLAHVARTARPADRFAAFAAVVRHLVTDPVLPGELLPAHWPAPALRAVYTDYRAEVLAAL
- a CDS encoding acyl-CoA dehydrogenase family protein, translated to MVPILAPERSATHDVTNQAPALAPYDAADDAALLEGLRREGAGWAEEDIRRLGRVAGGEEAQEWGEQADRHEPELRTHDRFGNRIDEVEFHPAWHRLLGTAVAEGLAAAPWADDRPGAHVVRTAGGLAWGHTDAGHGCPTSMTYAAVPALRKQPELAAVYEPLLVSRVYEPGLRVPSGKRGLLAGMGMTEKQGGSDVRTNTTAAAPTAEPGVYTLRGHKWFTSAPMCDVFLVLAQAPGGLSCFLVPRILPDGSRNTFRIQRLKDKLGNRSNASSEPEFDNTVAWLVGPEGQGVKTIIEMVNCTRLDCVMMSATLMRKTLVEAGHHTKHRGAFGALLIDQPLMRNVLADLALESEAATTLTLRLAGAADRALRGDAQEAAFRRIATAVGKYWVTKRGPAFTAEALECLGGNGYVEESGMPRHYREAPLLSIWEGSGNVNALDVLRALGRAPETGEALFAELALADGADARLDAAVGRLKDQLRDLRDAETGARRLVELMALTLQGSLLVRHAPAAVADAFCATRLGGDWGHSFGTLPAAADLTAILDRALPDTAARG
- a CDS encoding heavy-metal-associated domain-containing protein, with the protein product MTEQRYHVMGMTCGRCADKLGSEVGGVLGVNGVHVDLDTGSVTVTGEAFDGAKVCAAIAGAGFEVAAVL